Proteins encoded in a region of the Streptomyces sp. NBC_00258 genome:
- a CDS encoding L,D-transpeptidase, translating to MMHAQTRAARAGATLAAVLTWAGLLAGAAGCTSHGVDKVLGKPRSPENTIRVSPDDGSKAVRPEESLRVRVPAGRLESVKVVRSQDAQDFPVPGRIAEDGMTWRPDEPRLALAAKYSVDVVALDGHGRRVARHATFTTSVPDERFIGYVMPENRSTVGTGMIVSLDFNRVIENRAAVERAVRVTSVPEVEIAPHWFGEKRLDFRPEEYWKPGTKVTVALRLRDVEAAPGVYGLQYKTFSFTVGRSQVSLVDAAAHTMEVRRDGEVLSTVPITAGAPKSTTYNGKMVVTEMLEVTRMNGATVGFTDADGKGEYDIPDVPHALRLTTSGTFLHGNYWAQGVFGTANVSHGCVGLRDVKGGSSATPAGWFFDRSLIGDVVEVVNSNDKKVAPDNGLGGWNMGWKAWKAGSAVK from the coding sequence GTGATGCACGCACAGACGCGCGCGGCGCGCGCAGGGGCCACGCTGGCCGCCGTACTGACATGGGCCGGACTGCTGGCCGGAGCCGCGGGATGCACCTCGCACGGCGTGGACAAGGTGCTCGGCAAGCCCCGTTCGCCCGAGAACACGATCCGTGTCTCACCGGACGACGGCAGCAAGGCCGTACGCCCCGAGGAGAGCCTGCGGGTACGGGTGCCGGCCGGGCGCCTGGAGTCGGTGAAGGTCGTCAGGTCCCAGGACGCGCAGGACTTCCCGGTGCCCGGCCGGATCGCCGAGGACGGCATGACCTGGCGGCCGGACGAGCCCCGACTTGCCCTGGCCGCCAAGTACTCCGTCGACGTGGTCGCGCTGGACGGCCACGGCCGCCGGGTGGCCAGGCACGCGACGTTCACGACGTCCGTCCCCGACGAGCGCTTCATCGGCTACGTGATGCCCGAGAACCGCTCCACGGTCGGCACCGGAATGATCGTTTCGCTGGACTTCAACCGGGTGATCGAGAACCGCGCGGCCGTCGAGCGCGCCGTCCGTGTGACCTCCGTGCCGGAGGTGGAGATCGCCCCGCACTGGTTCGGCGAGAAGCGTCTGGACTTCCGGCCCGAGGAGTACTGGAAGCCGGGCACGAAGGTCACCGTCGCGCTGCGGCTGCGCGACGTCGAGGCGGCCCCCGGCGTGTACGGACTGCAGTACAAGACCTTCTCGTTCACGGTCGGCCGCAGCCAGGTCAGCCTCGTCGACGCCGCCGCCCACACCATGGAGGTACGCCGCGACGGCGAGGTCCTCTCCACCGTGCCGATCACCGCGGGCGCCCCCAAGAGCACGACGTACAACGGGAAGATGGTGGTCACCGAGATGCTGGAGGTGACCCGGATGAACGGCGCGACGGTCGGCTTCACCGACGCCGACGGCAAGGGCGAGTACGACATCCCCGACGTGCCGCACGCGCTGCGCCTCACCACCTCCGGGACCTTCCTGCACGGCAACTACTGGGCGCAGGGCGTCTTCGGCACCGCCAATGTCAGCCACGGCTGCGTGGGCCTGCGCGATGTGAAGGGCGGCAGCTCCGCGACCCCGGCGGGCTGGTTCTTCGACCGCAGCCTCATCGGTGACGTCGTCGAAGTCGTCAACAGCAATGACAAGAAGGTCGCTCCTGACAACGGCCTCGGCGGGTGGAACATGGGATGGAAGGCCTGGAAAGCGGGCTCCGCGGTGAAGTAG
- the glgX gene encoding glycogen debranching protein GlgX, which produces MSSAAEQEAVQEGRAPGAGLPAQPAPVLNGSPRVAPAVPVWPGAPTPLGARFRTGPDGVSGTNFALWAGGAESVELCLFDYDGVSGGADGASTEIRVPLTELTHEIWHGFVPGVRPGQRYGFRVHGRWDPWTGARWNPAKLLLDPYARAVDGDFTLPPEVYGHVRDWPQQQVADTVRDDRDSAPYVPKGVVVHDDAPDDEWTDDRRPKTPWADSVIYELHVRGFTKLHPDIPEELRGTYAGLAHPAAIEHLVKLGVTAVELLPVHQFAHEDHLLRRGMKNYWGYNSIGYFAPHAGYAASGTTGQQVGEFKSMVRSLHAAGIEVILDVVYNHTAEAGELGPTLSLRGIDNRGYYRLQSDARRYTDYTGCGNTLHVVQPHVLRLITDSLRYWVTEMGVDGFRFDLAAALARSMHDVDMLSPFLAVIAQDPVLRRVKLIAEPWDVGSGGYQVGAFPPLWTEWNDRYRNAVRDFWRGALPDVRDLGYRLSGSSDLYAWGGRRPYASVNFVTAHDGFTLRDLVSYERKHNEANGEGNRDGTDDNRAWNCGTEGETEDARVQGLRRRQLRNLLTTLLLSTGVPMLVAGDELGRTQGGNNNAYCQDNEISWIDWTLLDDPDWRALFDLTARLIALRHAHPVLRRRAFFSGRAHSADGLRDLAWFTARGAEMTERDWYAPAATLGMYLSGRDIPGRDARGVPVTDDSFLAVLHAGDRPASFVLPGPPWAEQYEVVVDTSREEQGETPGVVHRAGAAITVPARAVMLLKVAS; this is translated from the coding sequence GTGTCGAGCGCAGCCGAGCAGGAGGCAGTGCAGGAGGGGCGCGCCCCGGGCGCCGGGCTGCCCGCGCAGCCCGCCCCCGTGCTGAACGGCAGTCCGCGCGTCGCGCCGGCCGTCCCCGTGTGGCCCGGTGCGCCGACCCCGCTCGGGGCGCGTTTCCGGACCGGTCCCGACGGTGTCTCGGGCACCAACTTCGCGCTGTGGGCGGGCGGCGCCGAGTCCGTCGAGCTGTGCCTCTTCGACTACGACGGCGTCTCCGGAGGCGCGGACGGCGCGAGCACCGAGATCCGGGTGCCCCTCACCGAGCTGACCCACGAGATCTGGCACGGTTTCGTGCCCGGCGTGCGGCCCGGGCAGCGGTACGGCTTCCGGGTGCACGGCCGCTGGGACCCGTGGACCGGCGCCCGCTGGAACCCCGCGAAGCTGCTCCTCGATCCGTACGCCCGTGCCGTGGACGGCGACTTCACGCTGCCGCCGGAGGTGTACGGGCATGTGCGCGACTGGCCCCAGCAGCAGGTCGCGGACACTGTGCGCGACGACCGGGACTCCGCTCCGTACGTCCCCAAGGGTGTCGTCGTCCACGACGACGCGCCCGACGACGAATGGACGGACGACCGCCGCCCGAAGACGCCCTGGGCGGACTCGGTCATCTACGAACTGCACGTGCGCGGCTTCACGAAGCTGCACCCGGACATCCCGGAGGAACTGCGGGGCACGTACGCGGGGCTGGCGCACCCGGCGGCCATCGAGCACCTGGTGAAGCTGGGCGTGACGGCGGTGGAACTGCTGCCGGTGCACCAGTTCGCGCACGAGGACCATCTGCTGCGCCGGGGCATGAAGAACTACTGGGGCTACAACTCGATCGGCTACTTCGCACCGCACGCCGGGTACGCGGCCTCGGGGACGACCGGCCAGCAGGTCGGCGAGTTCAAGAGCATGGTGCGGTCGCTGCACGCCGCCGGTATCGAGGTCATCCTCGACGTGGTCTACAACCACACGGCCGAGGCGGGCGAGCTGGGCCCCACGCTGTCGCTGCGCGGCATCGACAACCGCGGCTACTACCGGCTGCAGAGCGACGCCCGGCGGTACACGGACTACACGGGCTGCGGCAACACCCTGCACGTCGTTCAGCCGCATGTCCTGCGCCTGATCACGGACTCGCTGCGGTACTGGGTGACGGAGATGGGGGTGGACGGCTTCCGGTTCGACCTGGCGGCCGCGCTGGCCCGCTCCATGCACGACGTCGACATGCTGTCCCCGTTCCTGGCCGTCATCGCCCAGGACCCGGTGCTGCGCCGGGTGAAGCTGATCGCCGAGCCGTGGGACGTCGGCTCCGGCGGCTATCAGGTCGGGGCCTTCCCTCCCCTGTGGACCGAGTGGAACGACCGCTACCGCAACGCCGTACGGGACTTCTGGCGGGGCGCGCTGCCGGACGTACGGGATCTCGGGTACCGGCTGTCGGGGTCGAGCGACCTGTACGCGTGGGGCGGGCGGCGGCCGTACGCCTCGGTGAACTTCGTGACGGCCCACGACGGTTTCACCCTGCGGGACCTGGTGTCGTACGAGCGCAAGCACAACGAGGCCAACGGCGAGGGCAACCGGGACGGCACCGACGACAACCGCGCCTGGAACTGCGGGACGGAGGGCGAGACGGAGGACGCCCGCGTACAGGGTCTGCGGCGCCGTCAGTTGCGCAACCTCCTGACCACCCTGCTGCTGTCCACGGGTGTGCCGATGCTGGTCGCGGGGGACGAGCTGGGGCGGACCCAGGGGGGCAACAACAACGCGTACTGCCAGGACAACGAGATCAGCTGGATCGACTGGACCCTGCTCGACGATCCCGACTGGCGGGCCCTCTTCGACCTGACCGCCCGTCTGATCGCCCTCCGCCACGCCCATCCCGTGCTGCGGCGGCGTGCCTTCTTCTCCGGCCGGGCCCACTCGGCCGACGGGCTGCGCGACCTGGCGTGGTTCACGGCCCGCGGAGCGGAGATGACGGAACGGGACTGGTACGCGCCCGCGGCGACGCTCGGTATGTACCTGTCCGGACGGGACATCCCCGGCCGGGACGCGCGGGGCGTGCCGGTCACGGACGACAGCTTCCTGGCCGTCCTGCACGCGGGCGACCGGCCCGCGAGCTTCGTCCTGCCCGGACCGCCGTGGGCGGAGCAGTACGAGGTCGTCGTCGACACGTCGCGGGAGGAGCAGGGGGAGACGCCCGGGGTGGTGCACCGGGCGGGGGCGGCGATCACTGTGCCGGCGCGGGCGGTGATGTTGCTGAAGGTGGCGAGTTGA
- a CDS encoding sulfatase family protein, producing the protein MPEISRRAFAGLVGGGAVTAVASTATAAGAAPAERPFKARPAAAGKRPNLLVILGDDLGWADLSSYGAPHIKTPNLDRLARQGVRFTDAYSGSATCSPTRFSLYTGRYPGRTPGGLAEPIANKAQGLDPNHPTLASQLKKAGYSTALIGKWHCGWLPDYSPTKSGWDEFFGNFGGVLEYFSKLGQLGTYDLYEGDAEYQDLRYYTEVLTERAVEYVGRDHDKPWLLNLNFTTPHWPWLAEDDAETGAEIAAKIRAAKSQAEVSRALNHYDGGSVEKYTQMVESLDAAVGEVLAALRRSGQEENTLVLFASDNGGERYSYNWPLSGEKFVLLEGGIRVPAIVRWPTRIDGRQVSHEPNFSPDWTATLLELGGARPDPAYPLDGRSLAGYLLRGEDVPERDLFWRVRANRALRRGDWKYYRDETGEDHLYNLAADSREQADLAPDRPELLAELKASWEKVADGLLPYPTA; encoded by the coding sequence ATGCCTGAAATATCCCGCCGCGCCTTCGCTGGTCTCGTCGGTGGCGGTGCCGTGACCGCCGTCGCCAGTACGGCCACCGCCGCCGGGGCCGCGCCCGCCGAACGCCCCTTCAAGGCGCGCCCCGCCGCCGCCGGCAAACGCCCCAACCTCCTGGTCATCCTCGGCGACGACCTCGGCTGGGCCGACCTCTCCTCCTACGGCGCCCCGCACATCAAGACGCCGAACCTGGACCGGCTGGCCCGGCAGGGGGTGCGGTTCACCGACGCGTACTCCGGGTCCGCGACCTGCTCTCCGACCCGGTTCAGCCTCTACACGGGGCGCTACCCGGGCCGGACGCCGGGCGGTCTTGCCGAGCCGATCGCGAACAAGGCCCAGGGGCTCGACCCGAACCACCCCACGCTCGCCTCCCAGTTGAAGAAGGCGGGCTACTCGACCGCTCTGATCGGCAAGTGGCACTGCGGCTGGCTGCCCGACTACAGCCCCACCAAGTCCGGCTGGGACGAGTTCTTCGGCAACTTCGGCGGCGTACTGGAGTACTTCTCCAAGCTCGGCCAGCTGGGCACCTACGACCTCTACGAGGGTGACGCCGAGTACCAGGACCTGCGCTACTACACCGAGGTCCTCACCGAACGGGCCGTGGAGTACGTCGGCCGGGACCACGACAAGCCGTGGCTGCTGAACCTCAACTTCACGACCCCGCACTGGCCCTGGCTCGCGGAGGACGACGCGGAGACCGGTGCCGAGATCGCCGCGAAGATCCGGGCCGCGAAGAGCCAGGCGGAGGTCTCCAGGGCTCTCAACCACTACGACGGCGGCTCGGTCGAGAAGTACACGCAGATGGTGGAGAGCCTGGACGCGGCCGTCGGCGAGGTGCTCGCGGCGCTGCGCAGGTCCGGGCAGGAGGAGAACACGCTGGTGCTGTTCGCCAGCGACAACGGCGGGGAGCGCTACTCGTACAACTGGCCGCTCAGCGGAGAGAAGTTCGTGCTCCTGGAGGGCGGTATCCGGGTGCCGGCCATCGTGCGCTGGCCCACCCGGATCGACGGCCGCCAGGTCAGCCACGAGCCGAACTTCTCCCCCGACTGGACAGCCACGCTCCTGGAACTGGGCGGCGCCCGGCCCGACCCGGCCTACCCGCTGGACGGCAGGAGCCTCGCCGGATACCTGCTGCGGGGCGAGGACGTGCCCGAGCGGGACCTGTTCTGGCGGGTCCGGGCCAACCGGGCCCTGCGGCGCGGCGACTGGAAGTACTACCGGGACGAGACCGGCGAGGACCACCTCTACAACCTCGCCGCCGACTCCCGCGAGCAGGCCGACCTCGCCCCGGACAGGCCGGAGTTGCTGGCCGAGCTGAAGGCGTCGTGGGAGAAGGTCGCGGACGGCCTGCTCCCGTACCCGACCGCGTAG
- a CDS encoding response regulator produces MTDDATDDGTEEGTISLLVVDDHPVVRDGLRGMFESAPGFRVLGEASNGVEAVGKAAALDPDVILMDLRMPGGGGVEAIAHLTRAGARAKILVLTTYDTDSDTIPAIEAGATGYLLKDAPRDELFTAVRAAAQGRTVLSPAVASRLVSAVRTPRAPGNEPLSAREREVLTLVAKGTSNREIARELFISEATVKTHLTHLYAKLGVKDRAAAVATAYDRGILG; encoded by the coding sequence ATGACAGATGACGCGACAGACGACGGCACGGAAGAGGGGACGATCTCCCTCCTCGTCGTGGACGACCATCCCGTCGTACGGGACGGTCTGCGCGGCATGTTCGAGTCCGCGCCCGGATTCCGCGTACTGGGAGAGGCGTCGAACGGCGTCGAGGCGGTCGGGAAGGCCGCCGCGCTCGACCCCGACGTGATCCTCATGGACCTGCGCATGCCGGGCGGCGGGGGTGTCGAGGCGATCGCGCACCTCACCCGCGCGGGCGCCCGCGCCAAGATCCTCGTCCTGACGACGTACGACACCGACTCCGACACGATCCCCGCGATCGAGGCGGGCGCGACGGGTTACCTCCTCAAGGACGCGCCCCGCGACGAGCTCTTCACCGCCGTACGGGCGGCCGCCCAGGGCCGTACGGTCCTCTCCCCGGCCGTGGCCTCCCGGCTGGTCTCCGCGGTCCGTACGCCCAGGGCCCCCGGCAACGAGCCGCTCTCCGCCCGCGAACGCGAGGTCCTGACCCTGGTCGCCAAGGGCACGTCCAACCGCGAGATCGCCCGCGAACTCTTCATCAGCGAGGCGACGGTGAAGACCCACCTCACCCACCTGTACGCCAAGCTGGGCGTCAAGGACCGGGCGGCGGCGGTGGCGACGGCCTACGACCGGGGAATCCTGGGCTGA
- a CDS encoding sensor histidine kinase translates to MTEADRRIEHRWDQLHTWGPYGLLLVSTVLSVLAGELMESPAEWYTAGALVVAAVVLQLWHGPRRGRRTPSRSGTVYYVLRWVISFPLTWLNPFFAFYASTGYFDTDELMSGTRRQRLGLFATVVVVAGAQAGGLPFRSPVQWVLFGVMIVANNALMMVVGHLNQQEEQRSRERAGTIAELERTNTALQQALDENAALHAQLLVQAREAGVADERRRLAAEIHDTIAQGLTGIIAQLQVVASAPDLPTARTHLDRASTLARHSLGEARRSVQNLAPVALENDGLPEALKKTVAEWGERTGVRAEFTVTGTTEQLHEEISATLLRIAQEALSNASRHAHATRLGLTLTFLGEEVILDIRDDGRGFDPLAVPARSTAAGFGLDGMRARAERVAGSLAVESEPGLGTALSARVPLVRHDR, encoded by the coding sequence ATGACCGAGGCGGATCGGCGGATCGAGCACCGTTGGGACCAGCTCCACACCTGGGGTCCCTACGGGCTGCTCCTTGTCTCCACCGTCCTTTCGGTCCTCGCCGGCGAGCTCATGGAGAGTCCCGCCGAGTGGTACACGGCCGGGGCGCTGGTGGTCGCCGCGGTGGTGCTCCAGCTGTGGCACGGGCCCCGCCGTGGCCGCCGGACCCCGTCCCGCAGCGGGACCGTCTACTACGTTCTGCGGTGGGTGATCTCCTTCCCCCTCACCTGGCTGAACCCGTTCTTCGCCTTCTACGCGTCCACCGGCTACTTCGACACCGACGAACTGATGTCCGGAACGCGCCGGCAGCGGCTCGGCCTCTTCGCCACCGTCGTCGTGGTGGCGGGCGCGCAGGCCGGCGGGCTGCCGTTCCGCAGCCCGGTCCAGTGGGTGCTGTTCGGCGTGATGATCGTCGCGAACAACGCCCTGATGATGGTGGTCGGCCACCTCAACCAGCAGGAGGAGCAGCGCTCCCGCGAGCGGGCCGGGACCATCGCCGAACTCGAACGCACCAACACCGCCCTGCAACAGGCCCTCGACGAGAACGCCGCCCTGCACGCCCAACTCCTCGTCCAGGCAAGGGAGGCAGGGGTCGCCGACGAACGCCGGCGCCTCGCCGCCGAGATCCACGACACCATTGCCCAGGGCCTGACCGGCATCATCGCCCAGCTCCAGGTCGTCGCGAGCGCCCCCGACCTGCCCACCGCCCGCACCCATCTCGACCGCGCCTCCACCCTCGCGCGCCACAGCCTCGGCGAGGCCCGCCGCTCCGTGCAGAACCTCGCCCCCGTGGCCCTGGAGAACGACGGACTGCCCGAAGCCCTGAAGAAGACGGTCGCCGAATGGGGCGAACGGACGGGCGTACGCGCCGAGTTCACCGTCACCGGCACCACCGAGCAACTCCACGAGGAGATCTCGGCGACCCTCCTGCGCATCGCCCAGGAGGCCCTGTCCAACGCCTCCCGGCACGCCCACGCCACCCGCCTCGGCCTCACCCTGACCTTCCTCGGCGAGGAGGTGATCCTGGACATCCGCGACGACGGCCGCGGCTTCGACCCGCTCGCCGTCCCCGCCCGCTCCACCGCCGCCGGTTTCGGCCTCGACGGCATGCGCGCCCGCGCCGAACGCGTCGCCGGCTCCCTCGCCGTCGAGTCCGAGCCGGGCCTCGGCACGGCCCTCTCCGCTCGCGTACCGTTGGTACGCCATGACAGATGA
- a CDS encoding ABC transporter permease, with amino-acid sequence MSTALGDTALVNPAVLRSEVRLFRREPGSLFWILGFPTLLLVILGSIPAFRDADPDFGGLRPVDAYVPVSVLLGLTVGGLQAMPQTLTGYRERGILRRMSTTPVRPAALLSAQMLMYGGAALTSSLLALAVGRLAFDVRLPEQPFGYALALLLAVLAALALGAVISALSRTTKIAGAIGSAVFFPAMFCAGVWMPVQTMPDVLARVVGYTPFGAAAEALNQAAAGDWPGWGHLGVLVAWTVLLTAAASRWFRWE; translated from the coding sequence ATGAGCACGGCCCTCGGCGACACCGCTCTCGTCAACCCCGCCGTACTGAGGAGCGAGGTCCGCCTCTTCCGCCGGGAGCCCGGCAGCCTCTTCTGGATCCTCGGATTCCCGACCCTGCTGCTGGTGATCCTCGGCTCGATCCCCGCCTTCCGCGACGCCGACCCGGACTTCGGCGGGCTGCGCCCGGTCGACGCCTACGTCCCGGTGAGCGTGCTGCTTGGCCTGACCGTCGGCGGTCTGCAGGCGATGCCGCAGACCCTCACCGGCTACCGCGAGCGCGGCATCCTGCGCCGGATGTCCACCACCCCGGTCCGGCCCGCGGCCCTGCTGTCAGCGCAGATGCTGATGTACGGCGGGGCCGCCCTGACGTCGTCCCTGCTCGCCCTCGCGGTCGGCCGCCTCGCCTTCGACGTACGACTGCCCGAGCAGCCCTTCGGATACGCGCTGGCGCTGCTCCTCGCCGTGCTGGCGGCCCTCGCCCTGGGCGCGGTGATCTCGGCCCTGTCCCGGACGACGAAGATCGCGGGCGCCATCGGGTCGGCCGTGTTCTTCCCGGCGATGTTCTGCGCGGGTGTGTGGATGCCGGTGCAGACCATGCCCGACGTACTGGCCCGGGTCGTCGGCTACACGCCGTTCGGCGCCGCGGCAGAGGCCCTGAACCAGGCGGCGGCGGGCGACTGGCCCGGCTGGGGCCACCTGGGTGTGCTCGTGGCCTGGACGGTGCTGCTGACGGCCGCGGCGTCACGCTGGTTCCGGTGGGAGTAG
- a CDS encoding ABC transporter ATP-binding protein yields MSSTSMIEVTDLRKSYGGRPAVDRVSFTVEEGEIFGVLGPNGAGKTTTVECVEGLRVPDAGRVRVTGLDPVTEHAATRRVLGAQLQESELQAKLTVREALELYAAFYPRPLDWRPLAERLGLTDKLTTRFAKLSGGQKQRLFIALALIGNPRIVVLDELTTGLDPRARRDTWELIEDIRANGVTVLLVTHFMEEAQRLCDRIAVIDKGRVAALDTPAGLIRRSAGATVISFTPSAPLDDRDLNSLPALASVEYRDGRVTLSGTDETVNAVITLLARTHVTAHQLRVTDATLDDAFLDLTKDAAKDAMNDATKEEAA; encoded by the coding sequence ATGTCATCCACATCCATGATCGAAGTCACCGATCTGCGCAAGTCCTACGGCGGCAGGCCCGCCGTCGACCGTGTCTCCTTCACGGTCGAGGAGGGCGAGATCTTCGGCGTCCTCGGCCCGAACGGCGCCGGCAAGACCACCACCGTCGAATGCGTCGAGGGCCTGCGCGTGCCCGACGCGGGCCGCGTCCGGGTGACCGGCCTCGACCCCGTCACCGAGCACGCGGCCACCCGCCGAGTGCTCGGCGCGCAGCTCCAGGAGAGCGAGCTGCAGGCCAAACTCACCGTCCGCGAGGCGCTGGAGCTGTACGCCGCCTTCTACCCCAGGCCGCTCGACTGGCGTCCTCTCGCCGAACGCCTGGGCCTCACCGACAAGCTCACCACCCGCTTCGCCAAGCTCTCCGGCGGCCAGAAGCAGCGCCTGTTCATCGCGCTCGCCCTCATCGGCAACCCCCGGATCGTCGTCCTCGACGAGCTGACCACCGGCCTCGACCCGCGGGCCCGCCGCGACACCTGGGAGCTCATCGAGGACATCCGCGCGAACGGCGTCACCGTCCTGCTCGTCACGCACTTCATGGAGGAGGCGCAACGGCTCTGCGACCGGATCGCCGTGATCGACAAGGGCCGGGTGGCCGCACTCGACACCCCGGCCGGTCTGATCCGCCGCTCGGCGGGCGCCACCGTCATCAGCTTCACCCCGTCCGCCCCGCTGGACGACCGTGACCTGAACTCGCTCCCGGCGCTCGCGTCGGTCGAGTACAGGGACGGCCGCGTCACCCTGTCCGGCACCGACGAGACCGTCAACGCCGTCATCACCCTTCTCGCCCGCACCCACGTCACGGCCCACCAACTCCGCGTCACCGACGCCACGCTGGACGACGCGTTCCTCGACCTCACCAAGGACGCCGCGAAGGACGCCATGAACGACGCCACGAAGGAGGAAGCAGCATGA
- a CDS encoding ABC transporter ATP-binding protein — MPTTPAPADTPAEEAPETEPARSRSAVRSLLRLWPYVRPVRVRLFTAAVVAVAASCTGLVIPLVLKWIVDGPVADRDTGGVWLGALCLLLLGLAEAVLFGLRRWLVARPLAGVEASMRADLYRHLQRLPVAFHDRWPSGQLLSRGTTDLMLLRMFLAFPLTFLLVNGVTILVGFVIMLAQEWTLGLVLLAPAVPVMIVCWLFEKRYSKVARRAQDQVGDLTTLVEESVLGIRIIKGFGRHRSQALAFRDLSRTLRGTELAKARLLAWIFAAITILPELAIGAALVLGTVQVADGELSTGTLVAFLSTALALRWPIESIGFLLAMSQEAATATERYFEVMDAEPESGAGGTGTSSALLPSPAPGSSPDPKPSGLRFDAVRFRYPDAPADSAPVLDRIDLHIRPGETMALVGGTGTGKTTLTALVPRLHEVTAGRITLDGVDITEMPRETLRALVAVAFEEPTLFSASVGENVLMGAGAHAGETELNRALAVAQADFVHALPHDTDTQVGEQGLSLSGGQRQRLALARAVVGRPRFLVLDDPLSALDVHTEALVEAALRRVLADTTALVVAHRPSTVMLADRVALLSKGRITAVGTHHELLRTSAEYAWLMSGTAETATATATSEGDGR; from the coding sequence ATGCCCACTACACCCGCACCCGCCGACACCCCCGCCGAGGAAGCCCCGGAAACCGAACCGGCCAGGAGCCGTTCCGCCGTACGAAGCCTGCTGCGCCTGTGGCCGTATGTGCGGCCCGTGCGCGTCCGGCTCTTCACGGCGGCAGTCGTCGCGGTCGCCGCCTCGTGTACGGGGCTGGTGATCCCGCTCGTACTGAAGTGGATCGTGGACGGTCCGGTGGCCGACCGGGACACGGGCGGGGTGTGGCTCGGGGCGCTGTGTCTGCTGCTGCTCGGGCTCGCCGAGGCGGTGCTCTTCGGACTGCGGCGGTGGCTGGTGGCCCGGCCGCTCGCCGGGGTCGAGGCGTCGATGCGGGCGGATCTGTACCGGCATCTGCAGCGGCTGCCCGTGGCGTTCCACGACCGTTGGCCCTCGGGGCAGTTGCTGTCGCGCGGCACGACGGATCTGATGCTGCTGCGGATGTTCCTCGCCTTCCCGCTGACGTTCCTGCTGGTCAACGGCGTGACGATTCTGGTGGGCTTCGTCATCATGCTGGCCCAGGAGTGGACGCTCGGGCTGGTGCTGCTCGCGCCCGCCGTGCCCGTGATGATCGTCTGCTGGCTCTTCGAGAAGCGGTACTCGAAAGTGGCGCGGCGGGCACAGGACCAGGTCGGCGATCTGACGACACTCGTCGAGGAGAGCGTGCTCGGCATCCGGATCATCAAGGGCTTCGGGCGCCACCGCAGTCAGGCCCTCGCCTTCCGGGACCTCTCCCGCACCCTGCGCGGCACGGAGCTGGCCAAGGCGCGTCTGCTCGCCTGGATCTTCGCCGCGATCACGATCCTGCCCGAACTCGCCATCGGCGCGGCGCTCGTGCTCGGGACGGTGCAGGTGGCCGACGGCGAGCTGTCCACCGGCACACTGGTCGCCTTCCTCTCCACGGCTCTCGCGCTGCGCTGGCCCATCGAGTCGATCGGCTTCCTGCTGGCGATGAGCCAGGAGGCGGCGACGGCGACGGAGCGGTACTTCGAGGTGATGGACGCGGAACCGGAGTCCGGGGCCGGCGGCACCGGCACCTCCTCCGCCCTCCTCCCCTCTCCGGCCCCCGGCTCCAGCCCCGATCCGAAGCCCAGTGGACTCCGTTTCGACGCCGTCCGGTTCCGTTACCCGGACGCCCCGGCGGACTCCGCTCCCGTTCTCGACCGCATCGACCTCCACATCCGCCCCGGCGAGACCATGGCTCTCGTGGGAGGCACGGGCACCGGGAAGACGACACTCACCGCGCTCGTCCCCCGGCTGCACGAGGTCACGGCGGGCCGGATCACCCTTGACGGCGTGGACATCACCGAGATGCCCCGGGAAACACTGCGCGCACTCGTGGCGGTCGCCTTCGAGGAGCCGACCCTCTTCTCCGCGAGCGTGGGGGAGAACGTCCTCATGGGCGCCGGGGCCCACGCCGGCGAGACCGAGCTGAACCGTGCCCTGGCCGTGGCGCAGGCGGACTTCGTCCACGCGCTGCCCCATGACACGGACACACAGGTCGGCGAGCAGGGCCTCAGCCTCTCCGGCGGCCAGCGCCAGCGCCTCGCCCTGGCGCGGGCCGTGGTCGGCAGACCCCGCTTCCTCGTCCTGGACGACCCCCTGTCGGCCCTGGACGTGCACACGGAGGCCCTGGTCGAGGCGGCCCTGCGCCGCGTCCTCGCCGATACGACCGCCCTCGTCGTGGCCCACCGCCCGTCCACGGTCATGCTCGCCGACCGGGTGGCGCTGCTCTCCAAAGGGCGTATCACCGCCGTCGGCACCCACCACGAACTGCTGCGTACGAGCGCCGAGTACGCCTGGCTGATGTCCGGGACGGCAGAGACAGCGACAGCGACAGCGACGAGCGAGGGGGACGGCCGATGA